The following DNA comes from Rosa rugosa chromosome 5, drRosRugo1.1, whole genome shotgun sequence.
aatcttttttttgtttgtgttgGATGCTCCATGTTTGTCTTGGTCAGCTGAATTCAGTTCattttgtttggttttattGGAATTGGAGGGAGATCTATGCTTTCTTGTGTCTTGTAACTTATAAAAACACAAAATTTACCTTTTAGTGTCTTTCACACATCCACACAAAGACACAGAGTTTTTATAAGCATAAtagaattttggagataagaaGCACTCTTATAACTAATTTGTTCTTGTTTCTCTAAATCTATATATGTTCCTAATACCTCTATATAATGGACTTTGGAAAAGACTGGGATTAATTATAAGGTATTGATATCTGAAGAAACATTGGTACTCATTAGTGCAATGAGTATGAGTATGACCACATGCATCCCATGTTGCCTATTATGTTGATTTAAAAATTAACAAAGGAGAAGTTGTATGGTTTCATCTGTAGGTCATGCTGGGAGAAACTATGATTAAACCTGAAGGAGAACTTAAAGTAAGCTTTGGCTATCAATGCAGTAGTGACAGAGTCGATTCTTGTGAGGCTTCCAGTGGATATGAAATCCTGCCTGACCTCCGAAGGAACAGTAGTTTCTCTTGCTTGTCTGGAGCTGCGTTAAGTGCCAATGCCACTCTGGCAAACACTAATATCTGCAATGGTTTGATAGGGGAAGAAATACTTCCTAGTTGGGACTCCCCTAATTCATTTCGTAAGGTACCCTCTTCGCCAAGGTTGGATATATTATCATCTTCTCTTCAGAGTAGTATGTCCAACTTAAGTTGCAGTCCATCTACACCCGAGTCTGATTCTTACTTGATGAAATCCATGAGTCCTACTTCCAGAGGTGAAGGTTTTCTCAATTCCATGGAAGTACAAGTGGCAGGTGGAGCTGCTGGTGAAGACAGGGTCCAAGCGGTTTGTTCTGAAGAAAATGGGTGGCTGTATTGTGCAATATACGATGGCTTTAATGGAAGAGACGCAGCTGATTTTCTGGCTGGGACACTGTATGAAACCATTGTATTTTACTTTAATTCATTAGACTGGGAATCAAATCAGGAATCCATCAATGCTTCTAAAGGGCTAAATATTGATGGGTCTCGTCCATTTATTGAAGATGATAGTAATATTGAAAATATCTCCAAGGATGCTTCATCTACTGACGTAGAAATGTCAACTGATTCATTCAGGCATGGGGTACTTGATAGCCTACAACGAGCTCTTAGTCAGGCCGAGAATGATTTTCTATACATGGTTGAGCAGGAAATGGAGGATCGTCCTGATTTGGTTTCTGTTGGCTCTTGTGTTTTAGTTGTGCTTCTTCATGGGAATGATTTGTATACACTTAATTTAGGTGACAGCCGGGCTGTGTTGGCAACACTTGGTGATGGTGATTTCATGAATGGGAGTGAGAGACTGAAAGCTATCCAGCTCACTGAAAGTCATACGGTTGATGATGAAGTTGAAAGAACGCGAGTTTTGTGTGATCATCCTGATGACCCCATGTCCATTGTGGCTGGAAAAGTAAAAGGGAAATTGAAGGTCACTCGAGCTTTTGGAGTTGGTTACTTGAAAAAGGTGATTGTTCTTCTGTGCTATTTGGCTATTCTTTTAACTTCATTACCTgatgatttatgaattttagGCAAAAGAGTGAAAGAGAAGGTTCTGTTGAGAATAGAAGAACTATGGGTTCTTTACACTAACAATTATTGTAATTATAGTAGGATTTAGGAACATGTAAGTGACAACATCAAATAGGATAGTCATATCATGAACTTTGACATTGTATGGTCTGCATAATGTCATATACTTTTTCTTTATAATCAATATCTTTTTCATTGGTTAATTACTGATTCTATGTCCTTTGACTTTCATACAGAAAAAACTGAATGATGCATTGATGGGGATTCTTCAAGTTCGTAATCTAATAAGCCCACCATATGTTTCTACTCAACCATCATTGAGTGTGCGTAGAATATCAAAGTCGGATCGATTTGTCATAGTTGCAAGTGATGGTTTGTTTGACTTTTTTACCAATGACGAGGCAGTAAAGCTTGTCCATTCCTATATCTTGAGCAACCCCTCTGGTGATCCATCTAAGTTTCTGCTGGAGCAGCTTGTAGTGAAAGCAGCCAACTGTGCAGGTAGACTTTTTAAGATGTCATTATGTAGATTTGTTGTCATTTCATTCAAATCACCAACAGGTTGCTCCTTGTATCCTTTTGGGTGTTTATTACACAAGAAGCATTTACAAGTAAGACTTTAATCTGATTAACCAAGATAGAAAGCGATGGATTTTGTTCATGGAGAAGGCTTTTATGTAATGATATTTAATGCTTACGTTCATACGGGCTCTTGGTTTCTGTTCTCACTTTGTTTGTTTGTCAAATTTCGCTTCCATGAAAGCTTTCGTACACAGAATTTGGTATTTTGAACTACTCCAAAAGTACATACCAGTAGAGAGGTTGGTCTTTAAGCATTGTACTTCTGTTGCAGGATTCAGTATGGAAGAACTAATGAATATACCAGcggggaggaggaggaagtaTCATGATGATGTAACTGTAATTGTGGTAATTCTTGGTACAAATCAGCGCACCACAAAGGCATCAACTTGTGTGTAAGGTCATTTTTTGTTATTAGTATCGGTTTTGTATTAGTATATTTTTAACTTTTGCATTCTAGTCTTAGGTTTTAAAATGTATATAGGGGATTCCAGGTATACTTGCTCCTGATTTGTATAAAGGTTTATCATAATCCATTTTTGTTCGACAAATAACTATTTTattacatttataaatattattgCTCGTTACTTATCTCTCGTGAGGATTGTGAAAGATGGGCAAATCATTGCATGAATCAAGTTATTCTCAAACTTACCAGCAAATATGTATCACATATCGCATGCTTAGCAAAATAAGAAGCTTTGTGATCTTGTTGTGTCCTGGCTTTTTTATGTCAATGTGATCCCACCTGCTCTCTTAATATCGTCTAGCCCTATCAGCctctcaatttttttgtttctttaatttggAATTACTACATTTTAGTATTTTACTTagcttattcttctttctttctttggtaTTTGCTTACAAGAAGTTTAGGTCCACAAGCAAATCATTCACTTCATAGTCAAGTGTGTGCTTCATATACTGTGGTAGACAGATTTACACCCCTTCGTTAATTAGCTGAAGCAAGTTGTATTACACCTTAAACAGAAAAGAAGTTTACAACACTGGATGGGAATGTCTTTTACTTTCAGGCCAAAAGAATGGGTGGTCTTCATTGAACATTTGAACTGCAAGAAAGAATTTGATATTCTCTATCAATCATTTCATATCATTTTTGCTTACGTTGAATGACCACCCATTGTTTCGTTTCCAGCCCAAGTCAAAGTCTTTCTTTTCACTGATTCTTCATTATGCCAAAGAAGAATATTGTCTAGCAAACTTGAGAGTTATGATGGTTCTCTTTTGACGCTAGCTTTTGAATGTCAAATGGAGTTTCGGTTAGGAGAACTCTTAAGGGAATCGATATATTCTTTGTATATATTACAAGAGGAATTGTGTAGTGAATATTCTACACTGAATAGACATAAGGGGTCACACTTGACTTAATCCTCTCATATTAAGCATGAAAATAATAAAGGTTTACAGCTGAAAATGCAATAACCTACCCTACTGAAATATTCTAGCTTTTCACTTTATTGTCACACACATAGCATTGGCTTGAAATCACATAATAAAACAGCCATTAGCATTTTCATCACTGAAAATCTGCACACTGTTAAGAAATGTTGCTTTCACTTGATCAATCTGTTCAGCACTAGCTGCATCCTTGTACTGTGATGATGGACCATAACAATAGTAAGGAGCCAAGCTCTTGCTAGGCAGTGCTGTAACAGCTGCTGTAATGTCACTTCCATTGAACACCAGATCCATCGGATACATGTTTGCGATGATATGGCTGAGATCAACTGGACCAGCAGTGTGATCACCATAATGTTGAGATCCTATGCTTGCAGGTCCACAGGAGCTTGTTGAACCCAAATCATCTCTTTGGCCTTTCCTGTTCTTTTTGCCACTAACACTCCCTTTTTCACTTTCACCGAGCTGAAGATCCATGGCCTGAGAATCATGGCCATCAGGAGATTTCTCCGGCGGAATGTGACCCTTCTTTGATACTTGACATTGTTCCTCTCTGTTAAACTTAGCTGTGTCACCCTCACTTGCTCTGTTTAGCCTGGCCACTCCAACTTTGTCACATGTAGTACTCTGCTGACTTTGGCAAATTTCTGAGGATTTCTGTTTGTCGTTGTTCTTGGCTTTCACAGGCTTGGTCTTTTCTTTCTTGGTGAGATTTTCTGGCCATAGCTCGGCATGTTTACCAGTTTTTACAATCAGCTTCTTGATGAGGGTCTGAACGTCAATGTCTCCAGTGACTGTGACTCTGTTTTGCTCTGCCTCAATAGATGTGGTGTAAACACCTGCAAGTAGATAACAAATGTAGtcaaaaaactcaaaatttaaGTCTAATCTTTGTCTTATTCTTCATTTTCAGTACCATCAATTCCCAGTAGAACTTTCTTCACTTTCCTCTTGCAACCTTCACAGTGGATAAACACTTTCAAGATCCatgtctgaaaaaaaaaacaaaaagaacaaagaaatcacCATCTTTGAATAgatagaaagagagaaagaaaaagaagaaataggtTATGTTCTGTAACAACCAAACATATACCTGACATTTGAGTAGCTGTGAGGCTTCTTGAGCAGACAATACAGAAGCCATTAGAAAGAGCTAGAGAGCAACATTCACCAGAGGTTAAAATTAGTGTGAGTGTGAATGAGTGAGACTTGCTCTAATATGATACAGAGCAAAGCCAAGCGTGCAGCTATCAAAGCTTTTCTGTAAATGACGTAAAGACTTGCACACTTTAGCTTCTCTGCTCTCCTCAAGAAAATTGATATCGATTGGTGCTTCACGTAACAGAGGAGATAGACAGTTCATTCGAATTGAATAGTCATAGAGAGCTGCATTCAATTCCATTTTCCCTGAAACCAACCAAACCTTTCCATACTTGTTGTCATAGTACAGAAGCTGTTGAAGAAGCCTTCAACCTATTTATAGCAGTAGCAAGTTCCCAACTTTGGAGGGTTAATGGTATAAATTAATATAGCAATGAATCCCTTAGAGAAAGATCATAAATATCCCAACGAACTCGCCGCTGGTTTTCATGAAGTAGGGAGGGAAGCGAATTAAACCCTTGGAAACTGCAGTGTTACCAGCTCTGTCTTCTGTGCTGTGCAGAACTGATGAAAGAGGAAACTCACATCATTAGGACAAGACCATGTCCATGCATTAATGGCGATTGACATTGGACGTGTCACAATGATAACACATTGATACCACTCATACTAGTCATACCTACATTGTAAGGGATAGTAAGAAGATCGTTAATGGCATTAAGATCCCCAACCACCACTGAGCAAAGCTAGCCTTGCACAACCCAGGTTTCAGAGAATGGCGCACATTCAGAGCAATTGAGCTGTGTATTCAGTTGCGTATCCAAAAGATGACGCAAAATTTCAACACCCAcattgtttgagcccaaaagtaattttggcaatatcctttagtggatctaacacagcgggccgatacctgcgacccaaaaaataagcctactggggtttgggttacagcttcgcccattccggaatccatgaggaaaacgaaaccttattggagtcaagtagcagagattgactaggaaacttcaatcaataatccttctacaacaaggagcagtcaaaaccctaggtatatataccaggtttcaaggacgaattaaagacctctctcatatcaatcaatcttagcgattacaaagcctccccggagcaaaccttcaaccttgttgaaacccggtgaccgtgcgccagtcctagtctctccaagagccgactgtcagcatcaccagaccaacccggcgaccgtacttccagtcccagtctcccagcgagccgactgctagcgcaaccgccaccgttactaccagcgaagcaagggtaacgccctcgcaacccagcgaagctaaagtcacgctttagcgcaacccgtgctttctccaaacttcccagtgattgctctgcttagtctgcaatactaagtatcgattcggtgacgcgaagagatcacacccaaagtccttatccgtaaggcagaaaatccttatccgtaaggctagagaagaaccctgtggcgaggttggtgctctcctcgtccacaaacgcttgaagaagaagtcaggtcaagggactaccccgacgactgcaccccacggtgctggcacgcctgcgcacacgctcaaaagagacagtttgcaagccaactggttttggagccaaacacacattatgtgaaaattgaaatgtcaaTTAACTATTGACCCGAATGATGTGGTTCCTCTACTCGACAATATCCCTTTTTTGTAGCAAGTACTCGTTACGTAACGTTTAACACATTGTACTAAATTTGTTAATTCATGAAATGTAAGTTCAAAACTGTATCCCGCgttttttcattattttttttttgtttaaatacACCACCAAGACCATTTCACATCTATCTCAGTATTTGTAGAAGAAAACCGTTTGCAACCCGATAATTCGATTCTTGTTGAAAGGCACTTGCAAAACACGATATGCTATGATCAGTAGCAAATGGAAATCCACAAATTGAGAGTGGAGGGAAAGTTGCTTCAAAAGCTTCTTCAAATTTAGGAAACTACACAAAATTCCACATAATTTGGTTCAGAAGAGCGTTCTACATAATGAAAGACAACAAGGTTGTGGCCAATTCTAACTAGACAGACACAACATATAGAGATTCAATATAATCATCTTTCCTCCAGGAATAAACATAAATGACGTCTGCTCAATGATAAGACCCATCTAGCTTTCAGCTTCTTTGACATCATCCTCTGGGCTTGATACATCTTATTCTTTGAGAGCCTTCCCTTCAACCTCAGTATTATCAGCCTTGGAATCTCCTGTCACGTCCTGTAGCTGCAGAAACTAAAATGTTAAATGAGCTGACACTCAAAATTACAATATTAGTAAGCAATCAAAAGAACGAATAGGCAACATATGAGAACATACCCCAAAGTTCCGAAGACTAGTAGTTACATCATCTTGCTGCTGCTGAAGAGTGGTCCTCAGTTCTTGAAATTCCTAGTTTCAGTTCAGCAAGTTGATTTAAGACATTTTTAGATGAAATTTGGAAACTACAAGAGTTGCCAGAGCAAAACTTACTGATCGAAGTTGCTCCACTTCAGTGTTGAGCGATTGCTTGAGTTCTGAAAGTTCCTGATTGAGCAAGAGAAAAATGCATCAAGAGTTGCACATGTTTCAGCAAGCATGAGAAGAGATAATTTGATACACAGCCAAAAGTATcaaggaaaatagaaaagaaaacccTTTTCTGTTGGAATAAGTTCTTCAAATACACAATTCATAAGCATTTGgcaaaatgatatatatatttcgaatgAATTGCATTGGGGTATCATCTGGCTGACTTAAATGGATAACCCAATTTTATAACTCTGGCTCTTCTAGGCACCTTCTATACGGTCTTCACTGAAAGCCACTATCCCTAAAATTCTATCTTATATATGTCTTTTATGATAATCCAATAGCAAATATCCATGAAACACTAATAACTGAGGTTATGTTCAAGTTTAAAATTTGAACAAAGACAATGGTGTATCAAGTTAAGTGTTCTGAACAGGCAAGTTTAAGAATCATACAGATCTAATGCCCACCTCCTCCTCTCTTTTAGTTTCTCACTCTTTACTCTCGTATGGCCACCCACACACGCACACAATCAAAACGAACATCATCAGCTAAGTCATTGTAGGGAGAGAGTACTTCCAAAAGCTAATTACTCGGATGCATTCAGAAAAAAGCTAAATTGCAGCATCTATGTTCATCCCAAACAAGTGACATACATTCCGATCCATCCAAGTGACTATACCCAACGCAACTAGAAATTTCTACATTAAAGAGTCACATCATCCTTCAATCAACACATTGATTCAATGTTCTAAGAAATATTAACTCTCCAGTTCAACAATTGTACCATCACATAACTAAGAGTTGCACAAAAAAGGAAAATGCCAGAGAACAAGCACCCAATTCCTACATTAATCACCGGAATATTCAAGAATACCTCATCCCACAGAGAATAAGGAAGGAGAATCTGAATGCATGTTTTTTCAAGTGTGTAGAAGTTACACAAACACTTACATCGCGGTAGACCTTAACTTGCGAGTCTAGCTTTGACCTCCATGTTTGTAAATCCTAATTtacaacaaacaaacacattAAATAACCAAATTAGCCTCAAAAATCATTCTTCAACAAAAAAATATCAGTAAactgaaatttaaaaaaaaaaaaaaaacatagactCATGTTCACCTTCTTCAACCCTTGAATTCTGCCAAGCAGCTCAGACCTGGATTCAGTCAGTTCCTAATAACAAACACAACATTATGGACAAAAttagcaataaaaatgaaaaaaaattacatgTTTCCAGATCCTCAGTAATGTCAAAGTTAATACTTCAATCTTGCAGGCAACTGGAGTCAGATTCTCCTTTGTTGTCTGCAATCACACAAATATCAAGTTCAAAACCTTAATActtaacacaaaaaaaaaaaatgggtgaGAATAAAGCAAAAGGAGCTAGCGTACGGATGAgagcggaggaggaggagccgaTGGAGGAAGAGAAGCGGTGGAATCGGAGTTGGCCATTTTCAGATCAGACGATTTCTGGGGTTTGTTTCCAACTTTTGAATTTGGGGTTTTGGAGGTATCtgagttttagagagagagagagagagagttggaaaTTTGAATTTGGACTAGTGAGTGTTGGGGACTTCGTAATCGCCGTCCGTATAACTCACTGTGTGTTTTACTACTGTCTTTGACTGGAGGAGGAACATCATGCGTGTCCCAATTTTCGTATTTTCGGCACACAAGCTACtaataatttgtaaaaaaaacaaagaaaaaagttaTTATATTAGACTAGATGTTAATAAACGTAATTTTGGAAGAGTTTCTGGTTAGAattttaaaatgaaaattatTAAATTAACGGTTGGTTGGATGAGTAGTTCAAACTTTAATTCAAGTATTATTTCTTAACAACACATATGATCTAACATTTGATCTAAAAGTCTTCATGAAGTTCTCACTTTAAAGATCCTCATTAGAATCTCACTCACATAATCTTTATGTATTTAGATTTTCAAATGTTATTCCAACtcattcatttttttgtttttggagtaCAAAAAGTCAAAATACTTGGCACCAAAATGTTTCATCTATTGGAAGTTAAGTTTTATTTGATCTAAGAACAAATTacagtaaaaagaaaaagaaaaaaaaaaatatatatatatatatattaataatatTCAAATTACAGTAAAATGTGTCATCTATTGGAGGTTATGTTTTATTTGAACAAATTATGTTTCATCTATTGCAAGGTGATTTTCATAGGTTTGCATATACTATTCTAGACTCAATTTCAttagactttttttttatataaaaattaaaatgataATAGTTTAAATGCAGAAACCTCTAAGGCAACCAACACTCAAACGATTAAAATTTATGACCCTAGAAACCTGAAAAGATAGCATATTAGTCCAAAATTTATCATTAAGACAACCAAAACATCCGCTACAAAGGCTTCCTTTTTGATCTTTATCTATATTTTACAAAATATTTCTCATAAATTTCAAAACCATTTACTCCATTCTTATCTCCTCCTTTTGTACTAAAGCTAAAGCCACCCTTTATTTTTCGTTCGGCGGCGACGAATATTTGCTGGCCAAAGTAAGTTTTACAGGAGGAAATCTTCTGTCTCCAATTTCCCTATCCCCCTGTCTCTtctttgtgattggttgatatggattaaaaaaatacttatcttaaactttgtttcattttttaatcCTTGTATTCATTTTTTAATTCTTGTCAACCAATCACAAGGAAGAGACAGGGGGATAGGGGAATTGGGGACAGAAGAATTCAGTCCAAGTTTTACCATAAACAGAGAAAGTAGGGGCATTGTCGTCATAGTCAACACCATTTACAGGTCCACACCAAATCATTAATTCTTAGACCCCCACTTTATGATCATCACATTTCCAACACAAAGCGCCAAACCAGAATCCCTGTCTCCACTCTCCACTGGTTTTAATTACtcatcaaacaaacaaacaagggTAATAATCCCTTGTTCCTTAAAACCCAAATTCTTTACTTCCTAGCAAAGCAACAAACTttgcgctctctctctctcttccgagGTGACTCAACTCAGTGCTGCAGGCCAATGGGTCAGGAATCGTTCATATACAGCTTCGTGGCCAGAGGCATAATGATCTTGGCCGAGTACACCGAGTTCACCGGAAACTTCCCGGCGATTGCTTCTCAGTGCCTTCAGAGACTGCCCTCCACTAAC
Coding sequences within:
- the LOC133710229 gene encoding uncharacterized protein LOC133710229 isoform X1, whose translation is MANSDSTASLPPSAPPPPLSSTTKENLTPVACKIEELTESRSELLGRIQGLKKDLQTWRSKLDSQVKVYRDELSELKQSLNTEVEQLRSEFQELRTTLQQQQDDVTTSLRNFGFLQLQDVTGDSKADNTEVEGKALKE
- the LOC133710126 gene encoding probable protein phosphatase 2C 40, with amino-acid sequence MLGETMIKPEGELKVSFGYQCSSDRVDSCEASSGYEILPDLRRNSSFSCLSGAALSANATLANTNICNGLIGEEILPSWDSPNSFRKVPSSPRLDILSSSLQSSMSNLSCSPSTPESDSYLMKSMSPTSRGEGFLNSMEVQVAGGAAGEDRVQAVCSEENGWLYCAIYDGFNGRDAADFLAGTLYETIVFYFNSLDWESNQESINASKGLNIDGSRPFIEDDSNIENISKDASSTDVEMSTDSFRHGVLDSLQRALSQAENDFLYMVEQEMEDRPDLVSVGSCVLVVLLHGNDLYTLNLGDSRAVLATLGDGDFMNGSERLKAIQLTESHTVDDEVERTRVLCDHPDDPMSIVAGKVKGKLKVTRAFGVGYLKKKKLNDALMGILQVRNLISPPYVSTQPSLSVRRISKSDRFVIVASDGLFDFFTNDEAVKLVHSYILSNPSGDPSKFLLEQLVVKAANCAGFSMEELMNIPAGRRRKYHDDVTVIVVILGTNQRTTKASTCV
- the LOC133710229 gene encoding uncharacterized protein LOC133710229 isoform X2, with the translated sequence MANSDSTASLPPSAPPPPLSSTTKENLTPVACKIEELTESRSELLGRIQGLKKDLQTWRSKLDSQVKVYRDELSELKQSLNTEVEQLRSEFQELRTTLQQQQDDVTTSLRNFGLQDVTGDSKADNTEVEGKALKE
- the LOC133710229 gene encoding uncharacterized protein LOC133710229 isoform X3 — translated: MANSDSTASLPPSAPPPPLSSELTESRSELLGRIQGLKKDLQTWRSKLDSQVKVYRDELSELKQSLNTEVEQLRSEFQELRTTLQQQQDDVTTSLRNFGFLQLQDVTGDSKADNTEVEGKALKE
- the LOC133710127 gene encoding heavy metal-associated isoprenylated plant protein 36-like, whose translation is MASVLSAQEASQLLKCQTWILKVFIHCEGCKRKVKKVLLGIDGVYTTSIEAEQNRVTVTGDIDVQTLIKKLIVKTGKHAELWPENLTKKEKTKPVKAKNNDKQKSSEICQSQQSTTCDKVGVARLNRASEGDTAKFNREEQCQVSKKGHIPPEKSPDGHDSQAMDLQLGESEKGSVSGKKNRKGQRDDLGSTSSCGPASIGSQHYGDHTAGPVDLSHIIANMYPMDLVFNGSDITAAVTALPSKSLAPYYCYGPSSQYKDAASAEQIDQVKATFLNSVQIFSDENANGCFIM